From Nicotiana tabacum cultivar K326 chromosome 22, ASM71507v2, whole genome shotgun sequence, one genomic window encodes:
- the LOC107775545 gene encoding uncharacterized protein LOC107775545, protein MQGNINGLKTLILKDNPSAHSIHCFAHQLQLTFVVVAKKHHDVNNFFDILANILNVVGGSYKRREMLIDDQAKKLDELLVLGEVHTGNGLNQELGLQRPGDTRWGSHFKTLRNFISLFSSIVHILGVLSNESSNYQEKALAKSLVEDIRSYKFVCILHLILKLLAITYDLNMALQKKDQDIVSTMKLVDFTKRQLQTMRESKWNSLIEDVSSFCDKNGIVIPKMDKKYALGKSKRKSSTVTYSHHLYVEVFCATIDLQLSELNSRFSEVNTSLLLGMASLSPDDSFANYDKNKIMKLATYYPNEFPASKLEDLSYELDNYIDYVR, encoded by the coding sequence ATGCAAGGAAACATCAATGGTCTTAAAACTTTGATTTTGAAAGATAATCCTTCGGCACATAGCATACATTGCTTTGCTCATCAGTTGCAATTGACTTTTGTAGTTGTTGCAAAGAAACACCAtgatgtaaataatttttttgacaTTCTTGCTAATATTTTGAATGTTGTTGGAGGTTCTTATAAGCGTAGGGAGATGCTTATAGATGATCAAGCTAAAAAATTAGATGAGTTATTAGTGCTTGGTGAAGTTCATACAGGAAATGGATTAAACCAAGAACTTGGGCTTCAAAGACCAGGTGATACTCGTTGGGGATCTCACTTTAAGACATTGCGTAACTTTATTTCTTTATTCTCATCGATTGTTCATATACTTGGAGTTCTTTCAAATGAGAGTTCAAATTATCAGGAGAAAGCATTAGCCAAAAGTCTAGTGGAAGATATAAGATCTTATAAGTTCGTTTGTATATTACATTTGATATTAAAACTATTGGCAATTACATATGATTTGAATATGGCCCTACAAAAAAAAGATCAAGATATTGTTAGTACAATGAAACTTGTTGATTTTACAAAGAGGCAATTGCAAACAATGAGAGAATCTAAATGGAATTCTTTGATAGAAGATGTCTCTTCGTTTTGTGATAAGAATGGTATTGTGATCCCAAAAATGGATAAGAAGTATGCACTTGGAAAGTCGAAGCGTAAAAGCTCAACTGTTACATATTCCCATCATTTGTACGTAGAGGTTTTTTGTGCTACTATTGATTTGCAACTTTCGGAGCTTAATAGTCGTTTTAGTGAAGTGAATACTTCTCTGCTTCTTGGTATGGCTAGTTTGAGTCCCGATGATTCTTTTGCGAATTATGATAAAAACAAGATTATGAAACTTGCTACATATTATCCAAATGAGTTCCCTGCTTCTAAGCTTGAAGATCTTAGTTATGAGCTTGACAACTATATTGACTATGTACGATAA
- the LOC142176256 gene encoding uncharacterized protein LOC142176256 has translation MDNAFSNLKGLGDLSKTLVKTNIYKTWGLVYLLVKLSLILLVATATVERAFSSMKFIKIDLRSRIGDDFLNDCLVCFIEDEVFESVSNDAIIDRFQNMTTRRVQLK, from the coding sequence ATGGACAATGCATTCTCTAACTTGAAAGGGCTGGGTGATCTGTCAAAGACATTggttaaaacaaatatttacaagACATGGGGACTTGTTTATTTGCTTGTGAAGCTGAGTTTGATATTACTTGTGGCTACTGCAACGGTTGAAAGGGCTTTTTCTTCAATGAAGTTTATTAAAATTGATTTGCGAAGCAGGATTGGTGATGACTTTTTGAAtgattgtttagtttgttttatagAGGATGAAGTATTTGAAAGTGTATCTAATGATGCGATCATTGATCGTTTTCAAAACATGACAACTCGTCGAGTGCAATTGAAATGA
- the LOC107775543 gene encoding putative E3 ubiquitin-protein ligase ARI7, translated as MESDDDMYGGSDVDSATGDDLYGNDVITGNESDVDSVGGDDDFIGNDSDHLCTGKNFVVLSDDDIRHLMDDDISKVSSVLSVSKTEASILLRRYNWSVNKVHEEWFADESKVREAIGLKIAEKIVQFPDDKLLACGICFEDYSSDGILASACGHPFCVECWRGYISNSISDGSGCLNLRCPEPSCKVAVSQDMIDSLTCDDDRKKYYGFLFRSYVEENRKIKWCPAPGCDFAIEFDIGSDNCDVMCDCSHSFCWNCTEEAHRPVDCETVGKWKEKNLAESENTNWILAYTKPCPKCKRPIEKNEGCMRMTCRDPCKYQFCWLCLNSWSTHGYNPCNKYKPGNEDEKKKEMAKQSIVKYTHYYERWATNEKSRQKAVTDLRRMGEVNVKELSELQSIPETQLKFIIEAWNQIVECRRVLKWTYAYGFYLPDEEHTKRQFFEFSQGQAEAGLERLHHCAESELENYLNVEESNSKTFDDFRIKLTGLTSVTKNYFDNLVRALENGLEDVHSQGAHGDMPTSSINAAESSKRTSLKNGRDRMPLKARAEFMRLVRTRNAGLPGINNTASSKHALVAPGGNINGSKNLVISGDNTLRTSNNPLVAGGTNFMGSKDALVAARSYPMSPQFLQLAGLSSTTDSSNLQLDGGSKVMNIGGGSVTNLANAHVAGRNNLTVPKNPLEAGGSNFVGSKDAPVAGRSYAMGSKFLQEAGVTSTTGSSNLQLAGGGKVMNIGGGSVTNLTNAHVARSNNLTVSKRPLEAGNSNFMGSKDALAAARSYVMGSQHLQQAGVTSTTGSSNLQLAGGSKVMNIGRGTVPNLANAHVAGTNNLTVTRNVAWGSKVMNFGGGGTNLANAHVAGSNNLTVSKTPNAAWGSKVMNTGGSGTNLTNAHVAGSNNLTVSKTPHVAGGSNVMNIGGRGANLANSHVAGTNNLSVSKTPHMAGSSSRIGGGKKRRTSNAGTALIINLDDDDLGETTSTAGASLTQNLIDDLEGWACNSCTFLNASSATACLMCSEDTSGSWECEICTFVNKKHASACQMCEHRR; from the coding sequence ATGGAGTCCGACGATGACATGTACGGGGGAAGCGACGTAGACTCCGCCACCGGCGATGATTTATACGGCAACGACGTCATCACCGGTAACGAGAGTGACGTGGACTCCGTTGGCGGCGACGATGATTTCATCGGTAATGATTCCGATCATCTTTGTACTGGCAAAAACTTCGTCGTTTTATCCGACGATGATATTCGTCATCTCATGGACGATGACATCTCTAAAGTTTCATCAGTTCTCTCAGTTTCCAAAACTGAAGCATCTATTTTACTCCGTCGGTATAACTGGAGCGTGAATAAAGTTCACGAGGAATGGTTTGCCGATGAATCGAAAGTTCGAGAAGCTATTGGTTTAAAAATAGCGGAAAAAATTGTTCAATTTCCGGATGATAAGTTATTAGCTTGTGGAATATGCTTTGAGGATTATTCATCTGATGGAATTTTGGCATCTGCGTGTGGTCATCCTTTTTGTGTTGAATGTTGGAGAGGGTATATTAGTAATTCCATATCTGATGGTTCTGGATGTTTAAATTTGCGATGTCCGGAACCATCTTGTAAAGTTGCTGTCTCACAGGATATGATTGATTCATTGACGTGTGATGATGATAGAAAGAAGTACTATGGATTTCTTTTTCGTTCTTACGTTGAGGAAAACAGGAAGATTAAGTGGTGTCCTGCTCCGGGATGTGATTTCGCCATTGAATTTGATATAGGGAGTGATAATTGTGATGTTATGTGTGACTGTTCACATAGTTTTTGTTGGAATTGTACAGAGGAAGCTCATCGACCCGTTGATTGTGAAACTGTGGGGAAGTGGAAGGAGAAGAACTTAGCAGAGTCCGAAAATACGAATTGGATTTTGGCTTACACAAAGCCCTGTCCTAAATGCAAGAGACCGATTGAGAAGAACGAAGGGTGTATGCGAATGACATGTAGAGACCCTTGCAAGTATCAATTTTGTTGGCTGTGCCTTAATTCTTGGTCAACTCATGGCTATAATCCGTGTAACAAGTACAAGCCGGGGAATGAagatgagaaaaagaaagaaatggccAAGCAATCTATTGTGAAGTACACACATTATTACGAGAGATGGGCTACTAATGAGAAGTCAAGGCAAAAAGCTGTAACGGATTTGAGGAGAATGGGAGAAGTTAATGTTAAGGAGCTGAGTGAATTGCAAAGCATACCAGAGACGCAATTGAAGTTCATTATAGAAGCTTGGAATCAGATCGTTGAATGCAGGAGAGTGTTGAAGTGGACTTATGCTTATGGATTTTACTTGCCTGATGAGGAGCACACGAAAAGGCAGTTTTTCGAGTTCTCGCAAGGTCAGGCAGAAGCTGGTTTGGAGAGGCTTCACCATTGTGCAGAGAGTGAACTGGAGAATTATCTGAATGTTGAAGAAAGTAATTCCAAAACATTTGATGATTTCCGTATAAAGCTTACTGGTCTGACTAGTGTGACTAAGAATTACTTTGACAATTTAGTTAGAGCACTTGAGAATGGGCTTGAAGATGTGCATTCGCAAGGGGCTCATGGCGACATGCCAACCAGCTCCATAAATGCAGCTGAAAGCAGCAAAAGGACGAGCTTGAAAAATGGTAGGGACAGGATGCCCTTGAAGGCAAGAGCTGAATTCATGAGGCTCGTGAGAACTAGAAATGCAGGACTACCTGGCATTAACAACACTGCAAGCTCAAAACATGCCTTAGTTGCTCCAGGAGGAAATATAAATGGCTCCAAGAATCTTGTTATAAGTGGAGACAACACTTTGAGAACATCAAACAATCCACTTGTAGCTGGGGGCACCAACTTTATGGGATCAAAAGATGCACTTGTAGCGGCAAGGAGCTACCCTATGAGCCCACAATTTTTGCAACTAGCTGGGTTGAGCAGCACTACTGACTCGAGTAATTTGCAGCTAGATGGGGGCAGCAAGGTGATGAACATTGGGGGAGGCAGTGTGACAAACTTGGCAAATGCACATGTGGCTGGGAGAAACAACCTCACTGTACCAAAAAATCCACTTGAAGCTGGGGGCAGCAACTTTGTGGGATCGAAAGATGCACCTGTAGCAGGTAGGAGCTATGCTATGGGCTCAAAGTTTTTACAAGAAGCTGGGGTGACCAGCACTACTGGCTCAAGTAATTTACAGCTAGCTGGAGGCGGCAAGGTAATGAACATCGGGGGAGGCAGTGTGACAAACTTGACAAACGCACATGTGGCTAGAAGCAACAACCTCACTGTATCAAAAAGACCACTTGAAGCCGGGAACAGCAACTTTATGGGATCCAAAGATGCACTTGCAGCAGCGAGGAGCTACGTTATGGGCTCACAACATTTACAGCAAGCTGGGGTGACCAGCACTACTGGCTCGAGTAATTTACAGCTAGCTGGTGGCAGTAAGGTAATGAACATTGGGAGAGGCACTGTGCCAAACTTGGCAAATGCACATGTGGCTGGAACCAACAACCTCACTGTCACTAGAAATGTGGCTTGGGGCAGCAAGGTGATGAACTTTGGGGGAGGCGGCACAAACTTGGCAAATGCACATGTAGCTGGAAGCAACAACCTCACTGTGTCTAAAACTCCAAATGCGGCTTGGGGCAGCAAGGTGATGAACACTGGGGGAAGTGGTACAAACCTGACAAATGCACATGTGGCTGGAAGCAACAACCTCACTGTGTCTAAAACTCCACATGTGGCCGGTGGCAGCAACGTGATGAACATTGGGGGACGCGGTGCAAACTTGGCAAATTCACATGTCGCTGGAACCAACAACCTCTCTGTGTCTAAAACTCCACATATGGCTGGGAGCAGCAGTAGGATAGGTGGCGGGAAAAAACGCAGGACATCAAATGCTGGGACAGCCTTAATCATAAATTTGGATGACGACGATTTAGGAGAGACAACTTCTACTGCAGGGGCATCATTAACACAAAACTTGATTGATGATTTGGAAGGTTGGGCATGCAATTCGTGCACATTTCTGAATGCTAGCTCTGCCACGGCATGCCTAATGTGCAGTGAAGATACTTCTGGCAGTTGGGAATGTGAAATATGTACATTTGTCAATAAGAAGCATGCTTCGGCATGCCAAATGTGTGAGCACCGTAGATAA